In Methanofastidiosum sp., the DNA window TGACGACGAAAAGTGGCAGCTGCTTTCGTCAATTAGATCCAAGGCAGTTACAGTCATGGAAAAAATATCGGATTTTCACCCCATTCTCTACGGCTCGGTAGCCAGGGGGGATGTCCATAAAGCATCTGATATTGACTTTTTTATCGAGCATATACCTGAAACTTACCTACTCGAGATGGCACTTGACGACCTAGGAATCAAGGAGAGGAGCATCGTCCAGGCAACGCCTTGGCACCTTGTGAAGGGTGCAATCACGCTCTTCTCCGGGGAAACTATAACCTTCCCCATCACAGAGTCAAAGGTAAGGGAGATTGAGTTCTACTATTTTGGGGGGGCAATCGAGCTTGACGA includes these proteins:
- a CDS encoding nucleotidyltransferase domain-containing protein — translated: MMKEKTVAFHRRNVVYDDEKWQLLSSIRSKAVTVMEKISDFHPILYGSVARGDVHKASDIDFFIEHIPETYLLEMALDDLGIKERSIVQATPWHLVKGAITLFSGETITFPITESKVREIEFYYFGGAIELDDLKEDKRVPGVDKRLVLIRPNERGHIEEEITGREAEVSKLLKVSIDIVRERSQVLTRRDKIGRTGVYLNRVLMNDESFEQVLKEICDKDSNVRRRG